The proteins below are encoded in one region of Acanthochromis polyacanthus isolate Apoly-LR-REF ecotype Palm Island chromosome 4, KAUST_Apoly_ChrSc, whole genome shotgun sequence:
- the pex11g gene encoding peroxisomal membrane protein 11C: MQQSVEALVRLLESYRGRDKIIRTLCYGSQLVGGALSRKAETNASSQQLGKSLLLFSAQLSHCRTVLRLFDDLSMLAYSHSYGLGAEEEDASVRWISVLTNVADQLYYPCEHIAWAADAELIRVKSDKWWLFCTVLWGTSLLLGVLRSLRVLMLLRKKLRKYEKEGEGRSRSQLRKQMRGEILSILSSMADLSNAVHWMPPGFLWAGRFPNWLVGLMGTTSSLIGLIQMNSGDSNQSCST, encoded by the exons ATGCAGCAGTCTGTGGAGGCTCTGGTCCGACTGCTGGAGTCCTACAGAGGAAGAGACAAAATA ATCAGGACGCTCTGTTACGGCTCTCAGCTGGTCGGAGGAGCTCTTTCCCGGAAGGCAGAAACAAACGCTTCATCCCAGCAGCTCGGGAAgagtctgctgctgttttctgctcaGCTCAGTCACTGCCGGACGGTGCTGAGGTTGTTTGATGACCTCTCCATGCTGGCCTACTCCCACAGCTACGGGCTCGGAGCTGAG GAGGAGGATGCAAGCGTTCGCTGGATATCAGTGCTGACCAATGTGGCCGACCAGCTGTACTACCCCTGTGAACACATCGCCTGGGCCGCTGATGCCGAGCTCATCAGAGTGAAGTCTGACAAGTGGTGGCTGTTCTGCACGGTGCTGTGGGGAACCTCGCTGCTGCTGGGAGTCCTCAG ATCACTCCGAGTTCTGATGCTACTGAGGAAGAAGCTGAGGAAATACGAGAAGGAAGGAGAAGGCAGAAG TCGCTCTCAGCTCCGTAAGCAGATGCGAGGGGAGATACTGTCCATCCTCAGCAGCATGGCTGACCTCAGCAACGCCGTTCACTGGATGCCGCCCGGCTTCCTGTGGGCGGGACGGTTCCCCAACTGGCTGGTGGGCCTGATGGGCACCACGTCCTCTCTGATCGGTTTGATCCAGATGAACTCTGGTGACAGTAACCAGTCATGCAGCACGTAA
- the si:ch73-40i7.5 gene encoding amyloid-beta A4 precursor protein-binding family A member 3 → MDSDCCPVDQSASAPTASTPSDSVPANAASEVEVSSLTVSAPQGSEAEDVDTYNLIEPPPLDWRSDSSSEVGSADDLDDPILPPSADSPNKASLGESVLSPLDMRDILIPLNVNQRELVADIAEPVQHAEVELEEEDEAVEIEVRADGLEGEEEDQEEGTFRETENIISEEFEVANGRSNDEDHSRIHTLLSQLQLMGEEPHPSHQTPPRRHYSNLSELEACAPSLLAGDGGETTGLLFSESHQRDLLGLLQCTEIGTTPRPTGLPHRGEVDAVVSVSYSQEDTQRFWGHYGNHEQQRHRDDSLTSLPEEEYPEPVWMKLGEEPPEREAAAENEQSADEQPSYKNVPGPCDPEDLLDGVIFGAKYLGSTQIKSEKNPSTNARMAQAQEAVDRIKAPEGESQPMTEVDLFISTQRIKVLTADTQEAMMDHALQMISYIADIGDIVVLMARRKRKGQDGDPASKKCLMICHVFSSEDAQVIAQAIGQAFGVAYQQFLQASGIKASDLRPGEYSDYLESQELYNGDLAHFSDSQNLRDIAITKSPGDILGLAVVESGWGSILPTVVVANLLHGGPAERSGELSIGDRIMSVNGTSLVGLPITTCQNIIRDLKSQKYVKLSIVHCPPVTMAIIRRPEPKFQLGFSVEDGIICSLMRGGIAERGGIRVGHRIIEINGQSVVATPHDKIIQILTNAVGEIHLKTMPASTYRLLTGQEQPVFL, encoded by the exons ATGGACTCAGACTGCTGCCCTGTTGATCAGTCAGCCTCTGCGCCCACAGCGTCCACACCGTCTGACTCAGTCCCCGCTAATGCAGCCTCTGAGGTTGAAGTCAGCAGTCTGACAGTATCCGCTCCACAAGGTTCAGAGGCAGAGGATGTGGATACCTATAACCTGATTGAGCCTCCTCCGTTAGACTGGAGGTCGGACTCCTCCAGTGAAGTAGGTTCAGCAGATGATCTGGACGACCCCATCCTGCCTCCCTCGGCTGACAGCCCGAACAAGGCGAGTCTTGGTGAGTCAGTTTTGTCACCTTTGGACATGAGAGATATTTTGATTCCACTCAACGTGAACCAGCGGGAGCTTGTGGCGGATATTGCTGAGCCAGTGCAGCATGCTGAGGTGGAACTGGAAGAAGAGGATGAAGCAGTTGAGATAGAAGTGAGGGCTGATGGCTTAGAGGGTGAAGAGGAAGACCAGGAGGAGGGGACATTCAGAGAGACTGAGAATATCATCAGTGAGGAGTTTGAGGTTGCTAATGGAAGATCAAATGATGAAGACCACAGTCGCATCCACACCCTGCTCAGCCAGCTCCAGCTAATGGGTGAAGAGCCTCATCCCAGTCACCAGACACCTCCTCGTCGTCACTATTCCAACCTGTCAGAGCTGGAGGCATGTGCTCCTTCCCTGCTAGCAGGCGACGGCGGTGAAACCACGGGGCTTCTGTTCTCTGAAAGCCACCAGAGAGACCTGCTGGGGCTGCTGCAGTGCACTGAGATCGGCACTACACCTCGACCCACCGGCCTCCCCCACAGAGGGGAGGTGGACGCCGTGGTGTCGGTCTCCTACAGCCAGGAGGACACTCAGAGATTCTGGGGTCATTATGGGAACCATGAACAGCAGCGACACAGGGACGACTCCCTGACCTCCCTGCCTGAAGAGGAGTATCCCGAGCCGGTGTGGATGAAGCTGGGGGAGGAGCCTCCAGagagagaagctgctgcagagaacGAGCAG AGTGCTGATGAACAACCTTCATATAAAAACG TGCCTGGTCCTTGTGACCCTGAAGACCTGCTGGATGGAGTCATATTCGGTGCCAAATATTTGGGCTCCACTCAGATCAAATCAGAGAAGAACCCATCGACTAACGCTCGCATGGCCCAGGCTCAGGAGGCTGTGGACCGAATAAAG GCTCCAGAGGGAGAATCTCAGCCAATGACAGAAGTGGATCTTTTCATCTCCACTCAGCGAATCAAAGTGCTCACTGCTGACACACAG GAAGCCATGATGGATCACGCTCTGCAGATGATCTCTTACATAGCTGACATTGGTGACATCGTGGTCCTGATGGCACGAAGGAAGCGTAAAGGGCAAGACGGTGATCCAGCCTCGAAGAAGTGCTTAATGATCTGCCATGTCTTCTCCTCTGAGGAT gctCAGGTCATAGCCCAGGCCATCGGGCAGGCCTTCGGAGTGGCTTACCAGCAGTTCCTCCAGGCCAGCGGCATCAAGGCCAGTGATCTGAGGCCGGGCGAGTACAGTGACTACCTGGAAAGTCAGGAGCTCTACAATGGAGATCTGGCCCACTTCTCTGACTCCCAGAACCTCCGAGAT ATCGCCATCACCAAGTCTCCTGGAGATATCTTGGGACTGGCAGTGGTGGAGTCTGGCTGGGGCTCCATCCTGCCCACGGTGGTGGTGGCCAACCTCCTTCATGGAGGTCCGGCTGAGCGCAGCGGTGAGCTCAGCATCGGCGACCGCATCATGTCCGTTAACGGCACCAGCCTGGTGGGTCTGCCCATCACCACCTGCCAGAACATCATCCGG GATCTGAAAAGCCAAAAGTATGTGAAGCTCAGCATAGTCCACTGTCCTCCGGTCACCATGGCGATTATCAGGAGACCAGAGCCCAAGTTTCAGCTGGGCTTCAGCGTGGAGGATGGAATT aTCTGCAGCTTGATGCGAGGCGGTATAGCGGAGAGAGGAGGAATCCGTGTCGGGCATCGTATCATTGAAATCAACGGGCAGAGTGTGGTTGCAACACCACACGACAAGATCATCCAGATCCTGACAAATGCAGTCGGAGAG ATTCACTTGAAGACGATGCCGGCCTCAACGTATCGACTCTTAACGGGACAAGAACAGCCAGTGTTTCTTTGA
- the si:ch73-40i7.2 gene encoding FYN-binding protein 1, with protein sequence MEESVDVKALRARFNSKTSTSDTNSSRDSGSPKSPRPGNVRLTLPGIAPTVPPPLAGLGPARPPRAEPLAAPIPSRPASFPRPPPSSVVRAPIQPDFSNVKQKGEMLQNMMLRHQKPPATNPPPAQAPAQAPAPAPAPTCSPLPLQQKPRQKSSGDVTPLRRPLPPEGPLPLKPKRPPYVNLELFKRTRQGPALPAPRNSNGSPASSDRKPSLPAPITPPNLPIRSNKPYGLPHQIASMDIEDEQDPYDDIASFDKNDSHSDNGSQGLDEDGDDVYEFIDEDQVEVNRATAEKKNKKEAKKQQEQEKKEQMERQKKQNELKKNFQLQGEIEVLHTARVRHDWRGGGKLDLSVRQGDSVEILRVKNNPGGKWLARSLNGNYGYISNTCVDIDYEAVKRKVLQSRMSDMSALPPPPPDPPMMLNVQPNNRDSMLEDDDDYDDVEAMSEEFPPPPPEISINPRVEKELRKKFKYEGSLRVLHTMMVDPNSVIKKPGAKDLQVVHGEILDVIQLTNSKKALCRNQYGKYGYVSRSLLLPMEGDIYDDVDYPGDVYDNDSPH encoded by the exons GAGGAGAGCGTTGATGTAAAGGCTCTGAGGGCCAGGTTCAACAGCAAGACCAGCACCTCGGACACCAACAGCAGCCGGGACAGCGGCTCACCGAAGTCTCCACGACCTGGAAATGTAAGACTGACGCTGCCGGGGATCGCACCCACAGTTCCTCCTCCTTTGGCCGGCCTGGGCCCGGCAAGGCCTCCGAGGGCAGAACCATTGGCAGCACCCATCCCCTCCAGACCTGCTTCCTTCCCTCGGCCGCCTCCCAGTTCGGTGGTCAGAGCACCCATTCAGCCAGACTTCAGTAACGTCAAGCAGAAAGGGGAGATGCTGCAGAACATGATGCTGAGGCACCAAAAGCCTCCAGCCACCAATCCGCCTCCAGCTCAGGCTCCAGCTCAggctccagctccagctccagctcccACCTGTAGCCCTCTTCCACTCCAACAGAAGCCCCGACAAAAGAGCTCAGGGGACGTGACCCCTCTGAGGAGGCCCCTGCCGCCTGAAGGACCCCTACCTCTGAAACCCAAACGGCCTCCCTATGTCAACCTGGAGCTCTTCAAGAGGACCAGGCAAGGACCAGCCCTCCCTGCCCCGAGGAATAGCAACG GTTCACCAGCCTCATCAGACAGAAAGCCGTCCTTACCAGCACCGATTACTCCTCCAAATCTTCCAATACGATCCAACAAACCCTACGGACTGCCACACCAGATCGCCTCCAT GGACATTGAGGATGAACAGGACCCCTATGATGATATTGCAAGCTTtgataaaaatg ATTCCCACAGCGACAACGGTTCGCAGGGTTTGGATGAG GATGGAGATGATGTGTACGAGTTTATTGATGA GGACCAGGTGGAGGTGAACAGAGCGACAGctgagaagaagaacaagaaagaagcaaagaagcaacaggagcaggagaagaaagagcagaTGGAACGccagaaaaaacagaatgagctgaagaagaactttcag tTGCAAGGTGAGATCGAAGTTCTTCACACAGCCAGAGTCCGGCATGACTGGCGTGGAGGAGGAAAACTGGACCTCAGCGTTCGACAAGGAGACAGTGTGGAGATCCTCCGTGTGAAGAATAACCCAGGAGGCAAATGGTTGGCTCGCTCTCTGAATGGAAACT ATGGATACATAAGTAACACGTGTGTGGATATTGATTATGAGGCAGTGAAACGCAAAGTGCTGCAGTCCAGAATGTCCGACATGTCAGCGttacctcctccacctcctgacCCCCCAATGATGTTAAATGTGCAGCCCAACAACAGAGACAG CATGCTTGAAGACGATG ATGACTACGATGATGTTGAAGCAATGAGTGAGGAATTCCCGCCACCACCACCAGAAATCAG catcAATCCCAGAGTGGAGAAGGAGctcagaaaaaaatttaag TATGAAGGGTCACTCAGGGTGCTGCACACCATGATGGTGGATCCTAACAGCGTCATAAAGAAACCAGGAGCAAAAGACCTGCAAGTTGTTCATGGAGAAATCCTGGACGTCATCCAGCTCACCAACAGCAAGAAAGCTCTGTGTCGCAACCAGTATGGAAAAT atGGTTACGTGTCCAGATCTCTTCTTCTTCCAAT GGAAGGAGATATTTATGATGATGTTGACTATCCAGGCG ATGTCTACGATAACGACTCTCCACACtga